In one window of Zygosaccharomyces rouxii strain CBS732 chromosome E complete sequence DNA:
- the MRPS17 gene encoding mitochondrial 37S ribosomal protein uS17m (highly similar to uniprot|Q03246 Saccharomyces cerevisiae YMR188C MRPS17 Mitochondrial ribosomal protein of the small subunit), producing MARQNFLGLVVSQGRMQKTVKVRVETKVFNRRINKELFRRKDYLVHDEGQISREGDLVRIEATRPLSKRKFFSVAEIIKNKGQQFALYESQAKTQVAQEETQKTQDFLQRRSERKDSGGSVLLRDIRVIQDALSKGESPQELEEIKARYGVQNFTPETVRQLLQLDVTKFEDQLKAQTSRIDSVQLRVQQLLDDEASANQFLKSHGVEDPVALKKNIKKNILRKHVLQEL from the coding sequence ATGGCACGTCAGAATTTTTTGGGACTTGTGGTTTCCCAAGGTCGTATGCAAAAGACCGTTAAGGTTCGTGTAGAGACCAAAGTGTTTAACAGGAGGATCAATAAGGAATTGTTTAGAAGGAAGGATTACTTGGTCCACGATGAGGGCCAGATTTCTCGTGAAGGTGATTTGGTGCGTATTGAAGCCACTAGACCATTATCTAAGCGTAAATTCTTTTCCGTAGCTGAGATCATTAAGAACAAAGGTCAACAATTTGCCCTGTACGAATCACAAGCCAAGACACAAGTTGCCCAAGAGGAAACTCAAAAGACCCAAGATTTTCTTCAGAGGAGATCTGAACGTAAAGATTCCGGTGGTAGTGTGCTTTTACGTGATATTCGTGTAATCCAAGATGCCTTATCAAAGGGAGAGAGTCcacaagaattagaagagaTTAAAGCGCGCTATGgtgttcaaaatttcactCCAGAGACCGTTAGACAGCTTTTACAATTAGATGTGACGAAATTcgaagatcaattgaaggCGCAAACCTCACGTATCGATAGTGTCCAATTGCGTGTGCAACAATTGCtggatgatgaagctaGCGCTAACCAATTCTTAAAGAGCCATGGTGTTGAAGATCCTGttgcattgaaaaagaatattaaGAAGAATATACTGAGGAAACACGTTCTTCAAGAACtgtaa
- the RBD2 gene encoding putative rhomboid protease RBD2 (similar to uniprot|Q12270 Saccharomyces cerevisiae YPL246C RBD2 Possible rhomboid protease, has similarity to eukaryotic rhomboid proteases including Pcp1p): protein MFDWKSIVKPNGKPFCALTAGLAVFLTFVFLLEQVISLEDRMVLSPKNIFNLGRLSNYPLIHLSWLHLFFNLFSLMGPLNLFESQHGTVYTGVALNLTAIFAGLLYCVVGKLLYPEESVAGASGWFFTLIGYFSWKASLANPRTQVLQTPYHFPTALSPLILLLLITLIIPNASFWGHLSGLTIGYLIGANEKAFSKLSPPGWLIKKIETKLDAYIEKIPHFVKYYREVEVEDTDRTDYSWLFEPNVSLPLHNDPPQQTRGNGRVLGTA, encoded by the coding sequence ATGTTTGACTGGAAATCAATAGTCAAGCCCAATGGTAAACCATTCTGTGCTCTTACCGCCGGTTTAGCTGTCTTCCTTACTTTTGTGTTTCTGCTAGAGCAAGTAATCTCCCTCGAAGATCGAATGGTGCTCTCGCCTAAAAACATTTTCAATCTAGGACGTTTATCAAACTACCCACTAATTCATTTGTCATGGCTTCAcctttttttcaatttattttcattaatggGTCCGCTGAACTTGTTTGAATCTCAACATGGTACCGTATATACAGGTGTTGCACTCAATTTGACAGCTATATTTGCAGGATTATTGTACTGTGTTGTCGGTAAACTATTATATCCAGAAGAAAGTGTGGCAGGCGCAAGCGGTTGGTTTTTCACTTTAATAGGTTACTTTTCATGGAAAGCATCACTAGCAAATCCAAGAACTCAGGTGTTACAAACACCCTACCATTTCCCTACGGCACTTTCACCATTGATCCTACTGTTACTTATCACTCTCATCATACCAAATGCCAGTTTCTGGGGACATCTGTCTGGTCTGACAATTGGATATTTAATTGGTGCCAATGAAAAGGCATTTAGTAAGTTGAGTCCACCAGGTTGGTtaatcaaaaaaattgaaactaAACTTGATGCCtacattgaaaagattccaCATTTTGTGAAATACTATAGAGAAGTCGAAGTAGAGGATACCGATCGGACGGATTACTCATGGTTGTTTGAACCCAATGTTTCCCTGCCGCTTCACAATGATCCTCCACAACAGACTCGTGGTAATGGTCGTGTCTTGGGCACCGCCTAG